Proteins encoded by one window of Bacteroidales bacterium:
- a CDS encoding AraC family transcriptional regulator gives MKPSFEQLTKGIGSSISVTGLSLPGFEGPYHFHPEMELTWIQQGTGKRYVGSKVSEFEKDDLVLLGANIPHCWKTTGETPEGSARAMVIQFRQDFAGDAFLNLPELGKIQKLFEKAKAGILIKGKTRKQIITLLKALSGADSLQKLLKLLQILDLIASSDEIEVIDPLFAGLSPVSNEAERFHKVFSYLIDHYQQEISLQTIAGIANLTPTSFCRYFKEVTRKTLVEIVNELRINLACQLLRMSVKPVNEICFECGFGNISYIPLVSIFIRFYGQVLPASSIPNLIASSRTSVFMSFRVLNFMQYPVTFAFPSLLP, from the coding sequence ATGAAACCCTCGTTTGAACAGCTGACAAAAGGGATAGGGAGTTCCATTTCGGTGACAGGACTGAGTTTGCCGGGGTTTGAAGGGCCTTATCATTTTCACCCTGAAATGGAACTTACCTGGATTCAGCAGGGTACAGGGAAGCGCTATGTGGGCAGCAAAGTTTCGGAGTTTGAGAAGGATGACCTTGTCCTGCTGGGTGCCAATATTCCCCATTGCTGGAAAACTACGGGTGAAACACCTGAGGGCAGTGCCCGTGCCATGGTCATACAGTTTCGGCAGGATTTTGCGGGCGATGCTTTTCTGAACCTGCCGGAACTGGGTAAGATTCAGAAGTTATTTGAAAAAGCGAAAGCCGGGATTTTAATCAAGGGAAAAACCCGGAAGCAAATCATTACCCTCCTGAAAGCCTTGTCGGGGGCTGACAGCCTTCAAAAGCTGCTAAAATTGCTGCAAATACTCGATTTAATCGCCTCTTCAGACGAAATTGAAGTCATTGACCCCCTGTTTGCCGGACTTTCGCCTGTTTCAAACGAGGCAGAACGTTTCCATAAGGTTTTCAGTTACCTGATCGACCATTATCAGCAGGAAATCAGTCTGCAAACCATAGCTGGGATTGCCAACCTCACACCCACATCCTTTTGCCGGTACTTTAAGGAGGTTACCCGTAAAACCCTGGTAGAAATAGTGAATGAACTCAGAATCAACCTGGCTTGTCAGCTGCTTCGTATGTCAGTAAAACCTGTAAATGAGATTTGTTTTGAATGTGGTTTTGGAAATATATCGTACATTCCATTAGTAAGCATATTCATCAGGTTTTATGGTCAGGTATTGCCGGCTTCTTCAATTCCAAACCTGATTGCTTCTTCCAGGACATCGGTATTTATGTCGTTCAGGGTCTTGAATTTTATGCAATACCCTGTCACTTTTGCCTTCCCCAGCCTGCTTCCATAG